One Fundidesulfovibrio putealis DSM 16056 DNA segment encodes these proteins:
- a CDS encoding DUF927 domain-containing protein — protein MTAPRIDFARVNAAALSSLESLLPRWLPGGRVNGSEYVCGSLDGEAGRSLSVNLTTCVWKDFAGEAGGADPVSLYAAIHNLKQGEAARKLAGELGVDPGGNGSAPRPQGQAKAKPADEWRPVLPVPDGAPAPDFKHMRHGQAVAHWEYRDATGMLLGYVCRFEPEGGRKEILPLTVCQNVNGQRAWRFKGFPEPRPLYGLDRLAAAKPDAPVLLVEGEKSTDAAQRLVPGAVCLSWPNGSRSVGKADFSPLAGRRVAIWPDADKPGFEAALVLAARVKDAGAREVSIILPPDGSADGWDLADAEAEGWTPEQVKSHIKAHKRDVVGFEAVARERYGIEAKPAAKPTPQGWFPFKVRADGVYFLEDDGEPSLLCSPLAVLAMTRDGEGREWGRLLEVVDSDGKAHRWAMPMSALAGDGQEYRRELLSMGLRPAGGMKAKNRLHDFLTLSRPEARARCVSRVGWHDRRFVLPDAVYGSQDGEEVILQGGPSDHAFRIAGSLQDWQEAIGRYCPGNTRLVLAVSAALAAPLLKLTGEESGGFHLVASSSCGKTTALRVAGSVCGGGGINGYLRQWRATDNALESVSSGACDCFVTLDEIGQADAKTAGAVAYMLTNGQGKARSRRDGTARKPQEWRVLFMSTGEITLADKVREDGRGRVMAGQQVRVVDIQADAGAGFGLFENVHGFDGSAAFVRHLNEKAKSIYGSPLRAFLDKLAGRIDEFSQAAPAFIREFMAEVCPCDADGQVSRVAGRFGLVAAAGELGISLEVLPWPKGEARQAAARCFRDWLDARGGSGAAEVTAGLAQVRQFFQVNGASRFETWGEASQDAKTINRAGFRRKDENTGEWSFYVFQDVFKGEVCQGHNSGMILRELKSLGLLLVQDAEHLTVKPRIPGVGSGTRFYHVAPGITGDTLKQRTLQNSPGTNGDTGDTLPRFGSHVPGSENATGDTGDTSSGSVGFVPGCPRSPEEYRGRQEASNDAMSPVVPGVPGQNDVGERKQPLQRQGRVVL, from the coding sequence ATGACCGCCCCCCGTATCGACTTCGCCAGGGTCAACGCCGCCGCCCTGTCCAGCCTGGAAAGCCTTTTGCCACGCTGGTTGCCCGGTGGCCGCGTCAACGGTTCAGAATACGTGTGCGGGAGCCTGGACGGCGAAGCGGGCCGCTCCCTGTCCGTCAACCTGACCACTTGCGTCTGGAAGGACTTCGCCGGGGAGGCGGGAGGGGCTGACCCCGTGAGCTTGTACGCCGCAATCCACAACCTCAAGCAGGGCGAAGCGGCCCGGAAGCTGGCCGGGGAGCTTGGCGTTGATCCTGGAGGCAACGGGAGCGCCCCCAGGCCGCAAGGGCAGGCCAAGGCCAAGCCCGCCGATGAATGGCGGCCCGTCCTGCCTGTTCCTGACGGAGCGCCCGCCCCGGACTTCAAGCACATGCGCCACGGCCAAGCGGTGGCGCATTGGGAATATCGGGACGCGACGGGCATGTTGCTGGGCTACGTGTGCCGCTTCGAGCCTGAAGGGGGCCGGAAGGAAATCCTTCCGCTCACCGTTTGCCAGAACGTCAACGGGCAACGGGCGTGGCGGTTCAAGGGCTTCCCCGAACCGCGCCCGCTCTATGGCCTTGATCGGCTGGCCGCTGCCAAGCCTGACGCGCCTGTGTTGCTGGTGGAGGGGGAAAAGAGCACCGATGCCGCTCAACGTCTTGTGCCGGGGGCCGTGTGCCTGAGCTGGCCGAACGGATCAAGGAGCGTGGGCAAGGCGGACTTCTCTCCCCTGGCCGGGCGGCGCGTTGCAATCTGGCCGGACGCGGACAAGCCGGGTTTTGAGGCCGCTCTTGTCCTGGCCGCCAGGGTGAAGGATGCCGGGGCCAGGGAAGTGTCGATCATCCTGCCCCCTGACGGTTCCGCCGATGGATGGGACTTGGCGGACGCGGAGGCCGAAGGCTGGACCCCGGAACAGGTCAAGTCGCACATCAAGGCCCACAAGAGGGACGTTGTAGGCTTCGAGGCGGTGGCGCGGGAGCGGTACGGCATTGAGGCCAAGCCCGCCGCCAAGCCCACGCCGCAAGGCTGGTTCCCCTTCAAGGTCCGGGCCGATGGCGTCTACTTCCTGGAAGACGACGGAGAACCGTCCTTGTTGTGCTCCCCGTTGGCCGTGTTGGCGATGACCCGCGACGGCGAGGGCCGGGAGTGGGGCCGTCTGCTCGAAGTGGTGGACAGCGACGGTAAGGCGCACCGTTGGGCAATGCCCATGTCTGCCCTGGCTGGAGACGGGCAGGAATACCGCCGCGAACTCTTGTCCATGGGATTGAGGCCAGCAGGCGGCATGAAGGCCAAGAATCGTCTCCATGACTTCCTGACCCTTTCCCGCCCCGAGGCCCGCGCCCGGTGCGTCTCCCGCGTGGGGTGGCATGACCGCCGCTTCGTCCTGCCGGATGCTGTCTACGGCTCCCAGGACGGGGAAGAGGTCATTCTTCAGGGTGGGCCGTCTGACCATGCCTTCCGCATCGCCGGGAGCCTTCAGGACTGGCAAGAGGCCATCGGACGATACTGCCCCGGAAATACACGCCTTGTGCTGGCCGTGTCCGCTGCCCTGGCCGCGCCGCTTCTGAAACTGACCGGGGAGGAGTCGGGCGGGTTCCATCTGGTGGCTAGCTCCTCCTGCGGCAAGACTACGGCATTGCGCGTTGCCGGGTCCGTCTGCGGCGGTGGAGGCATCAACGGTTATCTGCGTCAATGGCGAGCCACGGATAACGCACTGGAATCGGTTTCTTCCGGGGCCTGCGATTGCTTCGTGACTCTGGATGAAATCGGGCAGGCGGACGCCAAGACAGCCGGGGCCGTGGCCTACATGCTCACCAACGGGCAGGGCAAGGCACGATCCAGGCGCGATGGCACGGCCAGGAAGCCCCAGGAATGGCGCGTGTTGTTCATGTCCACGGGGGAAATCACCCTGGCGGACAAGGTGCGCGAGGACGGACGGGGCCGCGTTATGGCCGGGCAGCAAGTCCGCGTCGTGGACATTCAGGCGGACGCCGGAGCCGGGTTCGGGCTGTTCGAGAACGTCCACGGTTTCGACGGTTCCGCCGCATTTGTCCGCCATCTGAACGAGAAAGCAAAGAGCATCTACGGCTCACCCTTGCGGGCCTTCCTGGATAAGCTGGCCGGGCGGATTGATGAATTCTCCCAAGCTGCCCCGGCGTTCATCCGGGAGTTCATGGCCGAAGTCTGCCCCTGCGATGCTGACGGCCAAGTTTCCCGCGTGGCCGGGCGATTCGGGCTGGTGGCGGCTGCCGGGGAGTTGGGAATTTCCCTGGAGGTGCTGCCCTGGCCCAAGGGCGAAGCCCGGCAGGCTGCGGCTCGTTGCTTCCGGGATTGGCTGGACGCCAGGGGCGGGAGTGGCGCGGCGGAGGTGACGGCAGGGCTTGCCCAGGTGAGGCAGTTTTTCCAGGTCAACGGCGCTTCCCGTTTCGAGACGTGGGGCGAAGCCTCCCAGGATGCCAAGACCATCAACCGGGCCGGGTTCCGCCGCAAGGATGAGAACACGGGGGAATGGTCCTTCTACGTCTTTCAGGACGTGTTCAAGGGGGAGGTCTGCCAGGGACACAACTCGGGGATGATCCTGCGGGAGTTGAAATCCCTTGGCCTCCTTCTGGTGCAAGATGCCGAACACCTGACCGTCAAGCCGCGCATCCCCGGCGTTGGGAGTGGGACGCGATTCTATCATGTCGCGCCCGGCATCACCGGGGACACGTTAAAACAGCGGACATTGCAAAATTCACCGGGGACAAACGGGGACACCGGGGACACGTTGCCCCGCTTTGGTTCCCATGTCCCCGGTTCTGAAAACGCTACCGGGGACACCGGGGACACGTCGAGCGGAAGTGTGGGGTTTGTCCCCGGTTGTCCCCGGTCCCCGGAAGAGTACCGGGGACGCCAGGAAGCAAGCAATGACGCCATGTCCCCGGTTGTCCCCGGTGTCCCCGGTCAAAATGACGTGGGGGAGAGAAAACAGCCGCTCCAACGTCAAGGGAGGGTGGTCCTGTGA
- a CDS encoding helix-turn-helix domain-containing protein — protein sequence MIVGRLREIMEEQGVTIQGLATDANLAERTIKRLRGNEFRQCRMETLEAIASALDVRVKDLFEEV from the coding sequence GTGATTGTAGGAAGGCTCAGGGAAATAATGGAGGAGCAAGGCGTCACCATCCAGGGTTTGGCGACAGACGCGAACCTGGCTGAACGTACAATCAAGCGCCTGCGAGGGAACGAATTCCGTCAATGTCGTATGGAAACCCTTGAGGCCATCGCCAGCGCGCTGGATGTGAGGGTGAAAGACCTGTTCGAGGAAGTCTGA
- a CDS encoding DUF268 domain-containing protein — translation MNDPAPPTTMPPELAARYTMNGLADVYDWYFNDSYASGEPRVYALRTFSELMEKARRGETHYYGVTDFWLYQALALFPLTGKRVAVFGSAQPWYESVCLMHGAREVVIFEYGPIVSEHPRVRMVTYDEYASNPEPFDIGLSISSFEHDGLGRYGDPLDPDGDLKAMRTAKSILRPGGLLFLAVPLGKDAITWNAHRVYGLARLSMLLNGYTTLASFGFDPRQLLTPGRSGVQPVFVLKND, via the coding sequence ATGAATGATCCGGCCCCACCGACAACCATGCCCCCGGAACTGGCGGCGCGCTACACCATGAACGGCCTGGCCGACGTGTACGACTGGTATTTCAACGACAGCTACGCCTCCGGGGAACCCAGGGTCTACGCCCTGCGAACCTTCTCCGAGCTCATGGAAAAGGCCCGCCGGGGGGAAACCCACTACTACGGCGTGACGGATTTTTGGCTCTATCAGGCCCTGGCCCTGTTTCCCCTGACGGGCAAGCGCGTGGCGGTCTTCGGATCGGCGCAGCCCTGGTACGAATCCGTCTGCCTGATGCACGGGGCCAGGGAAGTGGTGATCTTCGAATACGGCCCCATCGTCTCGGAACATCCGCGCGTGCGCATGGTCACCTACGACGAATACGCCAGCAACCCTGAACCCTTCGACATCGGGCTCTCCATATCCTCCTTCGAGCATGACGGGCTCGGCCGCTACGGCGACCCCCTCGATCCCGACGGCGACCTGAAGGCCATGCGCACGGCCAAGTCCATCCTCCGTCCGGGCGGCCTGCTCTTTCTGGCCGTGCCCCTGGGCAAGGACGCCATCACCTGGAACGCCCACCGGGTTTACGGCCTGGCCCGGCTGTCCATGCTGCTGAACGGGTACACAACCCTGGCCAGCTTCGGCTTCGACCCCAGGCAGCTGCTCACGCCCGGCAGAAGCGGCGTGCAGCCGGTGTTTGTGCTGAAGAACGACTAG
- a CDS encoding helix-turn-helix domain-containing protein → MRDPNTATAQRARILDALSRDSLTTLEARRLLDVLHPAARVMELRRQGINIVTVWTTDTTPGGNSHRVARYILRGGGE, encoded by the coding sequence ATGCGCGACCCCAACACCGCGACAGCGCAACGCGCTCGGATTCTGGACGCCTTGAGCCGGGACAGCCTGACCACGTTGGAAGCCCGCCGCCTCCTGGACGTGCTCCATCCCGCCGCCCGCGTCATGGAACTCCGCCGCCAGGGAATCAACATCGTCACCGTTTGGACCACGGACACCACGCCCGGGGGCAACTCGCATCGGGTGGCGCGGTACATTCTGCGGGGAGGTGGCGAATGA
- a CDS encoding tyrosine-type recombinase/integrase produces the protein MALTHLKVERSGPRRKLYEEGDGGGLYLRVHPTGNKSWLFRYVFGGERRRMTLGSYPSMSLAEAREAHGKALADVKRGIDPGAQALDAKRARKAAPTFHDLLEEFWERELKATKSGPERKRLVEKDALPAWRTRKAKDITRRDIVILMDEVRDRAPVTANRLLGVLARMFNFAAERGIIEDSPATRIRRPSEAPRVRVLNDDELRLFWHGLEEVDVYPATRLVLRMILLTGQRPGEVTGMTWEEIDGDWWTIPANRMKGGQEHRVPLTPLALEAIEEAKRYAGNRPFVFASSQQAARSASITVHSLSRGVLRHRAEMGIHEHYTPHDLRRTCRTRLAEIGIDDVVAEKVLGHQLQGILKVYNRHSYDTEKRAALMAWENRLRRVLGLEVEGAGKVINLR, from the coding sequence ATGGCATTAACGCACCTCAAAGTGGAGCGGTCTGGCCCACGGAGAAAGCTCTATGAAGAAGGGGATGGGGGCGGACTCTATCTGCGCGTCCATCCAACGGGGAACAAAAGTTGGCTTTTCCGGTACGTTTTCGGGGGAGAAAGAAGGCGGATGACGCTGGGTTCTTACCCTTCCATGTCTCTGGCGGAGGCCCGCGAGGCACACGGCAAGGCGCTTGCGGACGTGAAGCGCGGCATTGATCCAGGGGCGCAAGCACTGGACGCCAAGCGGGCGCGGAAGGCTGCCCCAACGTTTCATGATCTGCTGGAAGAGTTCTGGGAGCGAGAGTTGAAGGCCACCAAGTCAGGCCCGGAGCGCAAGAGGTTGGTGGAAAAGGACGCCTTGCCCGCATGGCGGACCCGAAAGGCGAAGGACATCACCCGCCGGGATATTGTGATCCTCATGGATGAAGTACGGGACCGCGCCCCCGTCACCGCCAACCGGCTTCTTGGCGTCCTGGCCCGAATGTTCAACTTTGCGGCGGAGCGGGGCATAATCGAGGATTCCCCGGCAACGCGAATTCGCCGCCCCTCCGAAGCGCCCCGTGTGCGTGTGCTCAATGACGATGAACTCCGCCTATTTTGGCACGGCCTCGAAGAGGTGGACGTGTACCCGGCAACCCGCCTCGTGCTTCGCATGATCCTCTTGACCGGCCAGCGACCCGGCGAGGTCACGGGTATGACCTGGGAGGAGATCGACGGGGATTGGTGGACGATCCCGGCCAACAGGATGAAGGGCGGGCAGGAGCACCGCGTCCCGCTGACTCCCTTGGCGCTGGAGGCAATCGAGGAGGCCAAGCGGTACGCGGGGAATCGGCCTTTCGTCTTCGCCAGTTCCCAGCAGGCGGCGCGGAGCGCGTCCATCACCGTGCATAGCCTCTCGCGGGGCGTCCTGCGACACCGGGCGGAAATGGGCATCCATGAGCACTACACGCCTCATGACCTCCGCAGAACTTGCCGCACGCGCCTTGCCGAGATCGGCATTGACGACGTGGTAGCCGAGAAGGTGCTGGGCCATCAACTCCAGGGCATCTTGAAGGTCTACAACCGGCATTCCTACGACACGGAGAAGCGGGCCGCGCTCATGGCCTGGGAGAACAGGTTACGGCGGGTTCTCGGGCTTGAGGTTGAAGGCGCGGGCAAGGTCATTAACTTGAGGTGA
- a CDS encoding IS3 family transposase (programmed frameshift), with translation MRKSRFSESQIVRILKDAEAGRSISDLCRENGISSTTFYKWKTKFGGMEASDVRRLKELEAEHSRLKQMYADLSLENRALKDVIAKKFVRPDDKRDLVTYVRIEHGLSLRRACHAFGLSRTVYCYQPKASEDGLVIETLVSLAERFPRFGFGKLFPLVRRQQPTWNHKRVYRVYCELKLNLRRKGKKRLPSRHPEKLAVPAAANVCWSVDFMSDVLMSGQRFRTFNVLDDFNREALAIEVDTTLPAARVVRVLDRVTAWRGCPAKLRMDNGPELISVALADWAEQRGVVLEFIQPGKPTQNSYIERFNRTFRHEVLDFYVFSRLSEVREIVEDWVKQYNEQRPHESLGDLTPSEYLVFNSPEVSTFDWH, from the exons ATGCGGAAATCTCGTTTTTCTGAAAGCCAGATTGTCAGGATTCTCAAGGATGCCGAGGCGGGCCGATCCATCTCGGACCTGTGCCGCGAGAACGGCATCAGCTCGACGACGTTCTACAAGTGGAAGACCAAGTTCGGCGGCATGGAGGCGTCTGACGTTCGCCGTTTGAAGGAACTTGAGGCTGAGCATAGTCGCCTGAAGCAGATGTACGCCGACCTGAGCCTGGAAAACCGGGCCTTGAAGGATGTGATCGCAAAAAAGT TTGTAAGGCCAGACGACAAGCGCGACCTGGTCACCTACGTCCGCATCGAGCACGGGCTGAGCCTTCGCAGAGCCTGCCATGCCTTCGGCTTGAGCAGGACCGTGTACTGCTACCAGCCCAAGGCATCGGAAGACGGCCTGGTGATCGAAACGCTGGTCAGTCTGGCCGAACGATTCCCGCGATTCGGCTTCGGCAAGCTGTTCCCCTTGGTTCGCAGGCAACAGCCGACTTGGAACCACAAGCGGGTGTACCGCGTGTATTGCGAGCTGAAACTGAATCTGCGCCGGAAAGGCAAGAAACGCCTGCCGTCGCGGCATCCTGAGAAGCTGGCCGTGCCTGCGGCAGCCAACGTGTGCTGGTCTGTGGACTTCATGAGCGACGTGCTGATGAGCGGGCAACGATTTCGCACGTTCAACGTGCTCGACGACTTCAACCGGGAGGCACTGGCTATCGAGGTGGACACCACTCTGCCGGCCGCCAGGGTCGTCCGGGTGTTGGACCGGGTGACGGCCTGGAGAGGCTGCCCGGCGAAGCTCAGGATGGACAACGGCCCCGAGCTTATTTCAGTAGCCCTGGCGGACTGGGCGGAACAACGTGGTGTGGTGTTGGAATTCATCCAGCCCGGCAAGCCAACGCAGAACTCGTACATCGAGAGATTCAACCGCACCTTCAGACACGAGGTGCTGGATTTCTACGTGTTCAGCAGGCTGAGCGAAGTCAGGGAGATCGTGGAGGACTGGGTGAAGCAGTACAATGAACAGAGGCCCCATGAGTCGCTCGGAGATCTCACGCCCTCCGAGTACCTCGTCTTCAACTCACCGGAGGTCTCAACTTTCGACTGGCACTAA
- a CDS encoding nodulation protein NodZ: MPDTVPLKLFLYREGEHFQVPVRLGEAGANPVPIPLLQDLNGHGDCVRGRFVRAASPEDADYIVFPYVLDVFINVMRAMSVHYFIRQLPYFLRHERKHVFFHCQDLGDPLFTDGLILTSTPDRFNVDDPFQSTLPYAPGGHVLRNAPDFDFDAIDLDTSFVGALSGPLRYDLAQSICAEPGLRALIQHPGTGDWASRSASYLHMQDSVKKKALEDRFVSALRRSWTILCPRGNGSSSIRFYETLCMGRIPVHISDAYVPPFGEDIDYSQFCLFIPESDVKQAGRMLRAWLARRGKDELMAMCRRARQVWERHFRPENHSDVCLEYMRRHLPETKTQGQPRYQAGPGPLAADASLRIITAPGHYANMIADERRLWLNAVPQETIPPPGSDGLRSPADRLVGGVPSPVTLQELTRLCELARDVPENGTVACSGAPSGVLSIALANGLVTSWNFSSIVYGAEEWEEDAATAGASLAGYKSNIRQARVQDLVRTVEGGAEAFCDGCVHLAVLAGKPSDMLMQALPNWLGKIAPGGVLAIIPPDKRACCALAVAFARDKGLAVAVDADQALIVLRKPGEPEPPAALANRKRRLRPVRGAARLSSPKCQPRAPKPPAPAPDPHGQRFLVVKPTGGMGNRLLGLMCAVPYCLMTGRQLYVDWSDFMYSDRGENVFPRLFKIRGVPFSYQLPHAPDVYPDFWSRELTTNSLVEQLGIDHMDPKVMDATRIELCGRYPQTVAAFWSFNLDPMQAALDHIREHLPQFSNLTADGVCGHVMKQHILPRPAVSDQVDEFAAKHFTGPMIGVHIRHTDMRMPLEETLRSVHALKQNMGARIFLATDNQTVERTLARQFGEDLVTMPKRYPDNGKHLHSHRVAGMTNYEKALDAAVEMYLLARCDAIVRYQPSTFALVSWYISDIPAERVFCVQ, encoded by the coding sequence ATGCCAGATACCGTGCCGCTGAAACTCTTTCTCTACCGCGAAGGCGAACACTTCCAGGTTCCGGTGAGGCTTGGCGAAGCAGGCGCCAATCCCGTCCCCATCCCGCTGCTCCAGGACCTGAACGGGCACGGCGACTGCGTTCGGGGGCGTTTCGTGCGCGCAGCCTCGCCCGAGGACGCGGACTACATCGTCTTCCCATATGTACTGGACGTGTTCATCAATGTGATGCGGGCCATGTCGGTCCATTATTTCATCCGGCAGCTGCCGTATTTCCTGCGCCATGAACGAAAGCACGTCTTCTTCCACTGCCAGGACCTGGGCGATCCCCTGTTCACGGACGGCCTGATACTCACCAGTACTCCGGACCGGTTCAATGTGGACGACCCGTTCCAGTCCACCCTGCCCTACGCTCCGGGCGGGCACGTTTTGCGAAACGCCCCGGATTTCGATTTCGACGCCATCGACCTGGATACCAGCTTCGTGGGCGCCCTGTCCGGACCGCTACGCTACGATCTGGCCCAAAGCATCTGTGCCGAGCCGGGACTGCGCGCATTGATCCAGCATCCTGGCACCGGCGACTGGGCCTCCAGGTCTGCCTCCTACCTGCACATGCAGGACAGCGTCAAAAAGAAGGCGCTGGAGGACAGGTTCGTAAGCGCGCTGCGCCGCTCCTGGACCATCCTGTGCCCCAGGGGCAACGGGTCCTCCAGTATCCGCTTCTATGAAACCCTGTGCATGGGGCGCATACCGGTGCACATCTCGGACGCCTACGTCCCCCCCTTCGGGGAGGACATCGACTATTCGCAGTTCTGCCTGTTCATCCCCGAGTCCGATGTGAAACAGGCCGGAAGGATGCTGCGCGCGTGGCTGGCCAGACGCGGCAAGGATGAGCTCATGGCCATGTGCCGCAGGGCGCGTCAGGTGTGGGAGCGGCATTTCCGCCCCGAGAATCATTCGGACGTCTGCCTTGAATACATGCGCAGGCATCTGCCTGAGACGAAGACGCAGGGCCAGCCGCGCTATCAGGCCGGGCCGGGTCCGCTGGCCGCAGACGCCTCCTTGCGCATCATCACAGCGCCCGGACACTACGCAAACATGATCGCCGACGAGCGCAGACTCTGGCTGAACGCCGTGCCGCAAGAGACCATCCCCCCGCCCGGCTCCGACGGCCTTCGCAGCCCGGCAGACCGTCTCGTGGGCGGCGTGCCTTCGCCAGTCACCCTGCAAGAGCTTACGCGCCTGTGCGAACTGGCCAGGGACGTGCCGGAAAACGGGACTGTCGCCTGCTCCGGCGCTCCCTCGGGGGTGCTGTCCATCGCCCTGGCCAACGGGCTCGTCACTTCCTGGAACTTCTCCTCCATCGTGTACGGCGCGGAGGAATGGGAGGAAGACGCAGCCACGGCTGGCGCGTCTCTTGCGGGCTACAAGTCCAACATCCGCCAGGCCCGCGTTCAGGATCTTGTCAGGACCGTGGAGGGCGGGGCGGAGGCCTTTTGCGACGGGTGCGTCCATCTGGCCGTGCTGGCCGGGAAACCCTCGGACATGCTCATGCAGGCCCTGCCGAACTGGCTTGGAAAGATCGCCCCCGGCGGGGTTCTGGCGATCATCCCCCCGGACAAGCGGGCCTGCTGCGCCCTGGCCGTGGCGTTTGCCAGGGACAAGGGGCTTGCCGTGGCGGTGGACGCCGATCAGGCGCTCATCGTGCTGCGAAAGCCCGGAGAGCCCGAGCCGCCTGCCGCACTGGCCAACCGCAAGCGCAGGCTCAGGCCTGTCCGGGGCGCTGCAAGGCTGTCCTCGCCCAAGTGCCAGCCCCGTGCTCCCAAGCCACCTGCTCCAGCCCCTGATCCGCACGGCCAGCGCTTCCTGGTGGTGAAACCCACCGGCGGCATGGGCAACCGGCTTCTGGGCCTCATGTGCGCAGTGCCTTACTGCCTGATGACCGGCAGGCAGCTCTACGTGGATTGGTCGGACTTCATGTATTCCGACCGGGGCGAGAACGTCTTCCCCAGACTTTTCAAGATTCGTGGCGTGCCCTTCTCCTACCAACTGCCGCACGCGCCGGACGTGTACCCCGACTTTTGGAGCAGGGAGCTTACGACGAACTCACTCGTGGAGCAGCTGGGCATCGATCACATGGACCCCAAGGTGATGGACGCCACGCGCATCGAGCTCTGCGGACGGTATCCGCAGACCGTTGCGGCCTTCTGGTCCTTCAACCTGGACCCCATGCAGGCCGCTCTTGACCACATCCGCGAGCATCTGCCGCAGTTTTCGAACCTCACGGCGGACGGCGTCTGCGGGCACGTGATGAAGCAGCACATCCTCCCCAGGCCTGCGGTGTCCGACCAGGTGGACGAATTCGCCGCCAAGCACTTTACCGGCCCCATGATCGGCGTCCACATCCGGCACACGGATATGCGCATGCCCCTGGAGGAGACGTTGCGGAGCGTTCACGCGCTCAAACAGAATATGGGCGCGCGCATCTTCCTGGCCACCGACAATCAGACTGTTGAACGGACGCTGGCCAGGCAGTTCGGGGAAGATCTTGTCACCATGCCCAAACGCTACCCCGACAACGGAAAGCACCTGCACAGCCATCGGGTGGCGGGCATGACCAACTACGAGAAGGCCCTGGACGCAGCCGTGGAGATGTATCTCCTGGCGCGCTGCGACGCCATCGTGCGCTATCAACCCAGCACCTTCGCCCTGGTCAGCTGGTACATATCCGATATCCCGGCCGAGCGCGTGTTCTGCGTGCAGTAG
- a CDS encoding ERCC4 domain-containing protein: protein MAAPDAALPLIVDSRELAPYAFERFPVEIVRAGLPTGDYSLSGHEDRAAVERKALDDLIGCLTVGRDRFERELDRARSLECFAVVVEASMEDVARHRYTSRMSPHAALQSILAFQVRYGCPFVFAGSRQGGEYVTYWTLQKYAREVEAQAVAELEDLGRRKAARGKVGMTDNAEREQGTP from the coding sequence ATGGCCGCGCCTGACGCTGCGCTCCCCCTCATCGTGGACAGCCGGGAGCTGGCCCCCTACGCCTTCGAGCGGTTCCCGGTTGAGATCGTCCGGGCTGGACTGCCGACAGGGGATTACAGCCTATCCGGGCATGAGGACCGCGCCGCCGTCGAGCGCAAAGCCCTGGATGACCTCATAGGCTGCCTGACCGTGGGCCGTGACCGCTTCGAGCGGGAGCTTGACCGTGCCCGCTCCCTGGAGTGCTTCGCCGTTGTGGTCGAGGCCAGCATGGAGGACGTGGCCCGACATCGCTACACGTCGCGCATGTCCCCGCACGCGGCCTTGCAATCAATCCTGGCCTTTCAGGTGCGCTACGGCTGCCCCTTCGTATTCGCAGGGTCCAGGCAGGGCGGGGAGTACGTCACATACTGGACGCTTCAGAAGTACGCCCGCGAGGTTGAAGCTCAAGCCGTGGCCGAGTTGGAGGACTTGGGCCGAAGGAAGGCAGCCAGGGGAAAGGTAGGCATGACTGACAATGCAGAGAGAGAACAGGGAACGCCATGA
- a CDS encoding helix-turn-helix transcriptional regulator yields MSPAILRKPEVTRRTGLSAATIRRLELAGKFPKRLLLSAQAVGWDEREVAAWIDSRAAARESGWGA; encoded by the coding sequence ATGTCACCCGCGATTCTTCGCAAACCGGAAGTCACCCGCCGCACCGGCCTGAGCGCCGCCACCATCCGTCGCCTTGAACTGGCTGGGAAGTTCCCCAAACGCCTTTTGCTGTCCGCCCAGGCTGTGGGCTGGGATGAAAGGGAAGTTGCAGCCTGGATCGATTCCCGCGCCGCCGCACGAGAAAGCGGGTGGGGGGCGTAG
- a CDS encoding helix-turn-helix domain-containing protein — MITSRVKETMESQGVTMRELISRTGLSMQTVNRARGAMISRCALETLAVIAGALKVKTKDLYEEVGPEGQA; from the coding sequence ATGATAACGAGCAGAGTCAAGGAAACCATGGAGAGCCAGGGCGTCACCATGCGCGAATTGATCTCAAGGACGGGGCTTTCCATGCAGACCGTCAACCGTGCCCGTGGGGCGATGATCTCTCGCTGTGCGCTCGAAACCCTGGCGGTCATCGCCGGGGCGCTGAAGGTGAAAACGAAGGACTTGTACGAAGAGGTTGGGCCAGAAGGACAGGCGTGA